In the genome of Paramisgurnus dabryanus chromosome 18, PD_genome_1.1, whole genome shotgun sequence, one region contains:
- the brcc3 gene encoding lys-63-specific deubiquitinase: protein MAVSAVHLESDAFLVCMNHALSTEKEEVMGLCIGEVDTNRIVHIHSVIILRRSDKRKDRVEISPEQLSAASTEAERLAEMTGRPMRVVGWYHSHPHITVWPSHVDVRTQAMYQMMDQGFVGLIFSCFIEDKNTKTGRVLYTCFQSVQAQKGSEYERIEIPIHVIPHEAIGKVCLESAVELPKILCQEEQDTYRRIHSLTHLDPITKIHNGSVFTKNLCSQMSAISGPLLQWLEDRLEQNKQSIIELQKEKERLTQELASL, encoded by the exons ATGGCAGTGAGTGCGGTACATTTGGAGTCAGACGCGTTTCTTGTCTGTATGAATCATGCCCTCAGTACGGAGAAAGAGGAAGTCATGGGCTTGTGCATTGGCGAG GTGGATACAAACCGCATCGTGCACAttcattctgtcatcattttgcGTCGGTCAGACAAGAGGAAAGACAGAGTGGAGATTTCACCAGAGCAGCTGTCAGCAGCATCCACTGAAGCTGAAA GGTTGGCTGAGATGACAGGACGTCCCATGAGAGTTGTGGGTTGGTACCACTCACATCCACACATCACTGTGTGGCCATCACATGTCG ATGTTAGGACTCAAGCAATGTATCAGATGATGGACCAGGGTTTTGTTGGCCTCATCTTCTCATGCTTTATAGAAGATAAAAACACAAAG ACTGGTAGAGTTTTGTATACCTGTTTTCAATCAGTCCAGGCCCAAAAAGGTTCAGA ATATGAACGGATCGAGATCCCAATCCACGTAATCCCACATGAAGCTATCGGAAAAGTATGTCTCGAGTCTGCCGTGGAACTGCCAAAAATTCTCTGTCAAGAAGAACAGGACACGTATAGACGGATTCACAG TTTAACTCATCTGGATCCGATCACAAAGATACATAATGGATCAG TGTTTACTAAAAACCTGTGTAGTCAGATGTCGGCTATAAGCGGCCCGCTGCTACAGTGGCTGGAGGACCGACTggaacagaataaacaaagtaTCATTGAACTTCAAAAAGAGAAAGAGCGACTGACACAAGAACTTGCTTCATTATGA
- the cmc4 gene encoding cx9C motif-containing protein 4 gives MSQKDPCQKQACEIQKCLQANRYNESRCESVIQAMRKCCEAHAGENSVCCSGFVIQHKSTGTTT, from the exons atgtcaCAGAAGGATCCATGTCAGAAGCAGGCTTGTGAGATACAGAAATGTTTACAAG CTAACAGATACAATGAAAGTCGTTGTGAGAGTGTGATACAAGCCATGAGGAAGTGCTGTGAAGCTCATGCTGGAGAAAACTCAGTGTGCTGCTCCGGATTTGTCATACAACACAAATCTACAGGGACGACAACATGA